From the genome of Oryza glaberrima chromosome 1, OglaRS2, whole genome shotgun sequence:
aaaacgagcattttacaagttcatacaCTAGATTCCACCCACCTGACAAGTTTGTATACCgtcgatgcaatttactctttaatataaaacagacatataaatatattcaatgaaacTAGTTTGGTGTTTAAaatattgttgttttttttaacttagtcaaatttaataaagttttattatgaaaaacatcaaaacgacttataatatgaaatgaagggagtagttaGCTAGCTACGAGATTGTGTCTCAATTCATTCCCTCTATCTTAAGCTTAGCATGACCGTCATGTGATCGACAACTCAACGGCCCAAGTTCTCCGGACTTATATAGAGAACCTTACATTCATAttatattagcatatatataatatcatcAGTGGTGGATTGAGAACCCGGCGACCCTAGACAGCCATCTATCCGAGCTCTCTGGCTTGCTATAGTAGAGCAAGCATGTGCATTGTTCCACTGGCATTTGATGATGTTGACGGTTATCTAGCTACCGTGTGCTCTGTCTATGTAGGAAAAATTCACAAGTCCGCACAATTATATCTGCACCTTACGATTAATCAATGAGGGTGGAtgatatatatagtacaattttAGTTAACCGGAGGTTTTGTTATAGACTATTATGATATTTTTATCTGATTATAGTGGCAAAGGATATGAATCCATAGTAACACAAACATAGATATCGACCGATGAAGCACGTTCGAATGTGTGCATGCGTGTATCTTACATGTACACTAGCCAGCGGATTGTGTGGACATTGCAAGATGGAAGGGGCATCTAAACCacaatggatggatggatggctgGGCTGGCCTTGGCCATGGACCTTGGCTGCATGATTGTGAGTAAAGAGAATATACAACCCCCACATAAAACCTTCCTTGCATACTCATATTTTGTACATATATGGCTTTTCTTTTGCATTACAACATTCTGACAGTACACCAGCACCTCCACATCCATCGATCCTCTTCGCCTTTTTTTGCATTAGAGCTTCACATCCATCTCTCAAGGCCCTTTCTAACAAAGTGTGCAAATTAAAGGATAGGGAGTCATGCATGGGAATCACATAAAGTCACCGGTATAATTTGCGGGGCTCATTGTCCCAGGAGCATCAAATATTATACTATACCACATGTGTTTTACGACATCTCTGTCGCTGGGAGACTTGGCAACCTAGATGGGTTTGGTGGACAATATATGCTGCCAATCCCTAATAATTGACCAGGATTTTTGTCCTCTTGAGGATTGGAGGGAGATAAAAATAGATTATAATGTTACTACCTTCTGTCAAAGACATGTTTCCAACTTTTCAAAGTCAATATAAGTTGTTCAAATTACGTTTGCATTACTTTAGAACCAAGAATCTATAAACCCTACGTCACTACCGGTGTATAAGTAAACTTAGCACACAAGTGAACTGGCAGTTATTATtactgctgatttttttttaccaaaatactGCTTGGAAGTCCCCCACAGTTTAAATTTATTAATTATATCTGCAAAGAATAGTTAAGTTATACTACAAGCTAtgaataaaaaattttagaacagCTCTCTCTCAATATTAAGCCTATATAGAAAGAAGAACGAGATCCCTCTCGAAGAGATGATTACGGTTGATTCATTGAATATTTATATTCTACAGGCAGCAGTGGCAGACACAGCTTTAAAATATATAGATGGGGCGATATCTAGCAAGGCGCTAGCCCTAATTGGATGATGGCACATCGCACACAAGCCATAATCGCCAGCTTATGGCACTGGCACGGAGGCGCATCTCACGAACATCAAGCAAGTTAACAAAGATTAACAGTCGAACAAACGTCTGCGTCAGATAGGTGAGGCAATGAGCGTAGTCATGAAGATGAGATGGCAATGGAAGCCTCATGTTGAGaattagggatgaaaatggtcgAACCCaaaaattattaatttagaAATGATTTACAAAACATTCATATTTtgaaaagtctattttactccCCAAGACTATTTCAGACTATTTCATTGGATCATTTAACTCCTAaagtatttttttctcattttacccTTAAACTATTAATAATGGTTCACTTTACTGCTTAACAACATTTCTCATAAATAACACCATTATCaaagtttcaaaatattttcacaaTTAGTGCTTCCAACCTATGTAAACAGTGATAAAAATTTCTTAATAAGATTTCAAGAGGTAGGTTATAATGGATATACCAATCCTACATAATTTCAGTGCAAATACGATTTGCATAGAGAGATTaaagaaattaagaaatattGTTACAGAGTAAGGTGATCCACCTTGAATAGTTTGGGAGTGTGAAATAAACCCCCAAAAAAAGTATTTAGGGGGTTAAGTGCTCCGCCAAAATAGTTTTGGTGAgtaaaataaacttttatatatatattaccaaATTAACTATTTAGTAGACTGTAATATAGttctaaagaaatagaaaaaaatcaaattttatgttTGGCCAAAATCAGAACGACAAAAATGGTACCACTTGTATAGAAATAATGCTCATTTATTTGGTCATGAATTTCCATAAATATTTGTATCCCTACTTTAGCTATATctcatctattttcaccatgtatgcACCCTCTTTAATATAAACATTGACACCTACATCAGTTTAAACTCAAtttaaagtagagtaaattaaacaagtgaTATCCTCCTCTATTTCGTTCTAGCTCCGGCCCTTTGTAGCTGGGCTAGTTGACCCACCCTACCCAGTGGGTGTGTCCACCCCTGACAGACAGTCGACTAGTTAGTACGTGTATATATTTCTCTATTACAAAGGTATATCTGTTCTGTTTAACCAAAGTACTATCACTGTATTTATATTTGGAAGTGTTTTTCCTATGTCCATTATCTTATAACTGCGAGCAAACATattgtatataaatattaacAACACAATATACACTAAGTAGTGATACTATCATGCCTTTCATAAATCAACAAGGGAGACAGCGAAACATTAGGCTCTGTTGGGCGCTGAGGGTTGGGAACTCTTTCCCCGGCATACAAAATGGAACAATGTATTAgggcatgattaattaaatattagctaaaaactTGGAAAATGgataaatatgatattttaaatcaaatttcctatagaaagtttttgaaaaaaatacacaccgtttagggcttattcgtttcaaaggaattgcaaaggaaaaacataggaatagaaaTAGGTTTTAAACTACCATTCATTTCATATGAATGCAACATAGGAAAACTATAGGAAAGCTTTCTATTCCTTCATTTTTGAAGGAAAAGCATAGGAAAAAATAATCCACTCCAATCTAATGTTTGCATTTCTTTGGTTGGCTTGCTCAACATAGGTTTACACATGTATTCCTATagtattcctacgtttttcctatttctacgTTTTAAAAATCCTGTAAACTGAACGAGCCCTTAACGGTTCAGAAAGCGAGCGcacggaaaatgagggagtagaGTTGGGACTTGGGAATAGGAGTGTAGAATACACCCTAAGGCCTCTTTGGAATAGATGAATTTGCAGAAATTTCATGGGAACAAATCTAATTTATTTAAAATCCATATGTTCTAAAGGCAAGGAGCCCAAGTTTATAGCTGTTTAAgttgggagcgtatcctatgcacacaggccctcgcgtgtacacaccatgtacaacaactaaaaattatcacaaaaaattctaggaaaattcatatatgtactttcaatagtattacatctacgtgcaaagtcacatcttcaaattcattctacatagagaataccaaaaaagataaaattctgacaaaattgcaaccttaaaactgttagattttttgtttttttgttacggctaaaatataatgaatttgacgttaagattttaaccctaggtgtaatacaattgaaagtatgtgtatgattttttctagatttttttgtgatattttttagttggtgtgcacgtgtgtataCGTGAGGGCctatgtgcataggatatgttgccgttTAAATTACGTTATATATGGTGCTCTAAATACGACGAATAGAATAAGGCAATTTTCTAGCTATAGCCAAAAAGCATCTAATCATATCCTATAAAGGTGATATACCCTAATATAGTTAACAATTTTAAATATCCTGCCCAATTCAGGAGTTGATATAAAATACGATGTGACTAGTGTGGTGTACAAAAATATGATGCCCTATTATTAGTATCTTGCAAGATACTATAACGAAATTCACAAATCTATATAATCTAAAATTTCTAAATCAAAGATATGAAAATGCTTATCAGTATCCACAATACTTAAGTcattcaaaataaatatatttcatCAAATTTCGTTTACCCCTATAAATATATCGGTTGAGAACTAGCATGAACTGCGTGCATATTTTCATGTCTGATATTTCTAGTACGGTGTGATTCGATCCCAtgctttggtttttttttcttttagttacACGTGGATAAACTGCAGGTTAATAGTTTGCTTGTTTGCGACGCACGCATATGCgctgtgtatattttttttaattacattaCAAGTGTAAACTGCGGGTTATTAGTTTGCTTGTTTGCGACGCACGCATGTGCCATGAAAAACACATGCATACATATGCCTAGCTAGCACATATATGCACGAGAAAGCTGAAagcccatacatatatataggtaatAATTCAGTTTGGATATATGTTCATTTTTGGACGCATGGAAAACTtttttgtgcatatatatatatgcatgcatggtcgGTTATTCTTATTCTAGTTCcgtgtataattaaattaacAAGGCAAGTCAGAGAATATATGAAAGTGTACCTAAAACTGTTGTTTGTACAATCAAAACTAGTTAAATATTAAAGAATGGAAAAGCTAGAGTTTCTAAGTTGACTGAGGCACTACAGACTTACAGATCATTATTTGTAGAGGGAGAGACACTGCTAGTAAAATTCTTTTCCCAGTCGGCCGAATcatattttcgtaggcggacaaGCCATCCGCCTGCACCTCAACGCCTGTGAAAATAGTTGATTTTCACATGCACGCAAcaggtccgcctgcgaaaatagcttCAAGCACTAAAAAAAAATGGGCAGCCACCGCCGTTTCCGACGGTAGCTTCCCGTTCCCAATCTAGTTCCCACCCATTCCCCATCCAATCCAATCAATTCACCCAGTTCATCCAAAAATCACCGAATCAATTCATCCACGGTTCATCCAAAATCACCGAATCAATTCTAGaagaaagcaaataaaaaaattcaagaaatcacggccgccgcctagccgtcgtccgccgccgctgcatgtccgcgccgcgccgtcgtccgccgcggcCCGCCGTcgtccacgccaccgccgcacggCCACGGCCCACCGTCGTCAACGCGGATCTGGGTGGGAGGGGcggccgggagccgccgccgccccacacGGCCACGGCCCGCCATCGTCACTCCAGATCTGGGAGGAAGGGGCAGCCAAGAGCCGCTGTCGCACTGCCACGGCCCGCCGTCGTCActccagatctgggagggaggggcggccgggagccgccgctgccaccgcacGGCCACGGCCCGCCatcgttcgcgccgccgccgcacggccacgGCCCGCCGTTGTTACTCCAgttctgggagggaggggcggccgggagccgccgccgccgcctcaactgccctcgccgccgtggccgtgccgccgcctcgaccctcctcgccgccaccgcccgccgccgtgctgcccccgcccccctccggccagatctgggagggaggggccgggAGCGTGCCCCCGctgccctccgccgccaccgcccgccgccgccgccgccaggagaggaggagaggtgaggggaggggagaggccggcTGTTGaggtggggagaggaggagaggtgagggggagGGGATGAGAGAGCTGAGGGACTGAGGGGTTGAATGGATAAGCTTGCCGGCCGTGAGTGGTGAGGTGTggagacttagaaaaaatctcCTCCTATCCCGAGTCTATTTATATTCAAGTTTTTTTTCgtaggcggaccacttaagcggcgcctgcgaaaatgatgcggcgcctgcgaaaatgattttcgcaggcgccgcttaagtggtccgcctgtgaaaatattttcgcaggcagacATCAAATTTCAtctcgatttatatttttgtaggcggtcatttggctctaagggtcatgtctgcctgcgaaaataagaCCCCCACGttgggaaaaatgctttttctagtagtgagacCTTCATGgcaatatatagtttttttaaagaaattacaGCATAGGAGGCCCCGTTGTTAAATAGTTTTTtattaaagaaagaaaacaagtacaggaaaaaagaaaaaaaattacaacaatcTAATTCAACTCAAAACTACATTCTTATCTCTCTCATTCAACCTAAACAACAAAAAAAGGAGGAGATCAGCCTTAGGGAGTTATCTCCAAGAAGACAAACAAGGATGagtattttcaaaaataaaaccattcctttgcttccaaatATTTCATGTCTCAAATAAGAATTTTTCCATAAAGTAATGGCCATGGTATCTATCTCTGGCTTCCACCACCATGCTATCTAGTGTCAAAGAGGTGTCCCAAACAATATCTAAGATATTCCAAAATCTCACTGAGAAAGggcattggaaaaaaaaaagatgattaaGATCTTCCAAAGATTGAGTTGAACAAAACACGCATTGGAGGTCACAGTTTGGAGGAGCACAATGTTTATGATCCAGCATATACTTTATATTTAATCTTTCCATGAGTAGTAACCAACCAAACACTTTGACCTGTCTTACTCTTCCGTAACCAAAGGAAATGCTGAGGTGGTTgcaaaactctaaaattaagaaTGTAAAACTTCTGTGACCTGTACTTCAAATTACCCCAAATATATGCCCATGTATCATTTTCCTGTGACAAGCTTACCTCTTCAAGCAAAACTTTCAAAGACTACAAGTTAAGATAAGCTTCTTGAGATAGGGGCAAGTGAAAATTATCTTTCAACTAAATTGAAAGAAAATTGTGACTGGGATCTTTGCATTCAAAGCAAAAGAAGACAGTCTTGGCATATGGATAGAAAGAGGAGGTCCATCATTCCAAAAAGAGCATGAAACTCCATCTCCTATTAAACATCTGGTAATGCCTCCAATGAAATCTATCAAATTGCAAACATCCTTCCACGAAAAGACCCCTTGAGGGTGGATAAGTGAGGCACTCCGTTTCTATAATAAGAGGATCAAATAAGATTGACCCGGGGCAAATTCTTGCTATCATAGAACTTGTCTAGATACTTTAGAAGGAGGTTCTGGATTGTAAGATTGATAACCCCAAGAACCCCCTTTGTCTTAGGTTTGCAAACCTTGTCCCAAGCAGCCAATGACTTCTTATTGGAATTGACATCATAACCTCTCTAAAGACGGTGTCTCCTTCCTCGATCAATATTGTCAATTATTGTTTTAGGCAACTTCAAAGTACACATACAGTAGGTTGGTAGGAATAGAAAACTGAATTAACCATAGTAAGTTTATTTCCATAAGATAGAAAAACTGAGGTAGCAGAGAGTCTTCTCTCAATTCTATCTACCGAGGAAGCAAAATATGGTAATATATAGTTCACTCTatcatgaaacattttgctagaTATATATGGTAAATCCTCATGCATGAATCATTAGGATAATCTGCAATTGCAAGGGGGAATTTTACTTTGTCAACTGTTAACCAACAACGAAGTGTACTGTGATTCCTACCAGATTTCCTGACAATCGCCCGCAAGAAAGTTAATTCACTGTTTAGGTTTTAGAGACTTGTAATTTCCTGTGTCGGATAAccataaaacatttttttcttttttctcgcaaaaaaattttttttcatgtacttTTTTACCTTGCAATTCAGCGTTTCCGCTTTTCATGGTCAAATGTCCCCGGTTACAAGAGTTAAAGGACTGTTGTCAGGAAAATTGAATGTACCAAGGAAAAATAGGACACGTATTGCTGAGGTGACTTCTTTTATATATGGTGTGCATCACTCGCCAATATAATAGATGTGGAAAGGCAAGTTAAATCTCAATGTTGATTTGAATGGGATGAGTATTGGCCAATACAAATATTTATTACTGTTGGATATATAAGCACATATTAATTTAgtttattctataaataaatcataACATTAAACATATAGCTTAGAAGAATCATCTCATACTATCTACCTTACTTTCTAGAGTTTTTCATAGAGATAACTAAAAAAAGAGGTAAAAAGACTAAATTTTCCTTCATTAATTGTGCTGATTGGTCGGTATGGTGAAGAagaagggtatttttgacatttcatcaCTACAAATATCTCTTGTTACTCTAGAAGTAGctgtattttaaaataaaatttaaacactacaagtagctatattttaggacgcgGAGGAAGTACTTAGATAGTATTTGATCAAGCAACCCTCCACTTTTGAAAGGAATTGGAACCATTATTCAGTTCCTAAATTCAGACAAAGCACCATCACCATAGCTGATGGGCAAGATGCCTAGACTATTCATTCATGTGTCCATGCATgtctatttttcccaacccctccccCATCCCAACTTCCTGCTCTAGCCATCATTAATCGCGCATAATTCCTACTCGTTTTTTTCATGGTGGTAGCTAGAGCAAAAGAGAGGATGGAATAGGTTAGAacattgattgattgatctcATGACCTAGCAGGGGTGGAGCAATGCTACAAGTCACCTACACCTTGCCCGTACTTGCGCTGAAGCCATCGTGGTGGGGTTTATTCATGAACTCTGGTCCAATCAATAAAGTAGAAAACCTGGTGTTAAGTAAAAACATGGGCACGACTTGATCGATCCATTAGTTGTGTGTAACATTTgtcaatatatttttagttCAAAGTGAAATGTGTACTCCAAACTATATACCTAAAGCGAACATTTATGATCAAATACTAAGGTCTTAATTAGAGATTTTATCCACCATTATTTCCATGGATCTCAAGAGTTTTGCTAAATTTATggctaaatatatagttttcaaCATTGCTATCCCCTTTTCtaaaatttaagatgttttagtTTTTGCTGTAAGTcagtttttttaagtttgactccAAAAACAACCGCATCttacattttgaaacagaggaagtataacttaattaatttatttatagttttgtgaaagtTTGCGCCGTTTTACTAAATTTACTCCATGTCAACAACCACAAATTCTATCCCTCACATGAATATATAAAcacagccatgcatgcatgcacataacCAAAGATAATCAAAGCTGGAAAGGCAAAGGCCTGACCTTGTAGGCTCCTATTCATTTTCAATAATTCATTTATTCACACTTGTTAATTGGCAGAGAATTCACAAGTCCCATCAATCCTGGAGATTCCCCAGTTATgggagagctagctagctcagcCCAAAAGGGAGCATATGTAGCCTATAGCCAGCAGGCAGCTagacaagacatgcatgcatgcacgcacaaTATTACTaccaacaacaacagcaacaacaacataACATGCAGCTAGCAGAGATGGACGAATGGATGCTTCTTCCCCCGGTGCGCGGCTTTACTTGGGCCCCAACTCAACTGGCCTAGCTCATCACCTAAGCTCCAGTGCATCACCAAACCCTATATAAAAGCCCGCGCCACCTGCCCTTCCAAACCCAagcctccatccatccatccattcatcagagctcaagctcaagcaagcaagcttgctagctagctgctgagCAGCATTCCAGTCTGCTCCAGCTAGCTCAGCTCGCTCTGCTCTGCTCTTTGCTCGATAAcgaccatcatcatcatcatcatcttcttcttcttcttcttcttcttcttgtacATTCTATTTGctcgatagatagatagatagatagatagatagatagataggtagatagagatggaggcgaaggcggcggcgatggcgatgaggAAGCCGGGGGACTGGAGCTGCAGGTCGTGCCAGTACGTGAACTTCTGCAAGAGGGAGGCGTGCCAGCGGTGCGGGGAGGCGAAGCTCGGGGTGGAGCGGACGGACTACGCCGCCATGGGCGGCGGGTGGGAGGTGAAGCCCGGCGACtggtgctgccgctgctgcgccgTCAACAACTACGCCAGCCGCGGCAGCTGCTTCAAGTGCGGCGCCGCCAAGaacgactccgccgccgccgtcgcccaggGCTGGGGCTTCTCCGTCGCCTCCCAGGCTGGCTGGAAGAACGGCGACTGGATCTGCCCCAGGTAATTTCATACTTCATTAGTTGTTCCTAGCTCGTTCAAGTCTAAGTCTTGTCCTAACGAAACAAAATACgtcttatatttcttttttattttaagaggCGGAGGTGGCTGCTTGGGAATGCAGCATGCTCTGCCTCTGGCTAATCACATtagctgattaatttaattagattGCACGGAGATGCATGCataagtgtgcaaattgttctTTTGCCACGATCGAGCATGTCTCTGTGAAaatagtattagttttttttttaacattaatAGTATTAGTTATATGTGTTTAAAAAGGAAACGCTAAACTAAAGCATGCATGTGTCTAGTCCAAAGATTCTATGCCCAACAGAATCCGGAGCTGCATGCCAACTGGAATATTACCTCTTGACGTGTCAGTTCTGCATTCCTTGTTTTAATTACGACACCTCAAgctttgtttaaaaaaaaaactgatcgACCAGCATTGATAATAGTTCTGAATGTGAATGTTATCATCTGTTCTGAagaagtgtatatatatatatatatatatatatatatatatatatatatatatatatatatatatatatatatatatatatatatatatatatggaatgtTAGTGCTGATGCATATttacatgttttggtgattttgcagAATGGAATG
Proteins encoded in this window:
- the LOC127758373 gene encoding uncharacterized protein LOC127758373, producing MEAKAAAMAMRKPGDWSCRSCQYVNFCKREACQRCGEAKLGVERTDYAAMGGGWEVKPGDWCCRCCAVNNYASRGSCFKCGAAKNDSAAAVAQGWGFSVASQAGWKNGDWICPRMECNVQNYANRTECFRCNFPRYYG